One genomic segment of Vespa velutina chromosome 10, iVesVel2.1, whole genome shotgun sequence includes these proteins:
- the LOC124952537 gene encoding protein cereblon-like has translation MDLAIRESSSDSDDFQVLENDEPEEVTIPFENTFDLALPTTHSYLGNNLKELRGRTLLDDGIYKNLPLLIKNSIILFPGQTLPINSESIEITNVLQTCIRRDHIFGVICSNNGKTVRVGTTAEVYEYYDGDLIGRSFRLKAKGRQRFKIICIIMKGYDIVSANVKILPEVTLKHPFLDYRLTSLDYLRIRPITQKEWKQQDFVEKIDSTITPWPSWVYKQYDPLRLSLKIQHHLQFLEKRGCNIPKDPIELSFWVAQNVLIDDDERIDLLNYDCAIARLQREIKFLIEDRSFVCIHCDNFMTHQSNMFPMSKDGLQSTYCNGYGVIFETITVYHAEGLRLNMDTYSTDYSWFPGYAWTTASCNICFSHVGWKYTAVKNNLKPKVFWGLTRRALKKRTNNKVDDTSDTDANPIGN, from the exons ATGGATCTTGCAATCAGAGAAAGTTCCAGTGATTCAGACGATTTTCAAGTATTgg aaaATGATGAACCTGAAGAAGTAACAATACCTTTTGAGAATACTTTTGACTTGGCCCTTCCAACCACACATTCT TACTTAgggaataatttaaaagaactCAGAGGAAGAACATTGCTAGATGATGGAATTTACAAGAATTTGCCATTGTTAATTaagaattctattattttatttcctggACAAACATTACCAATTAATTCAGAAAGTATAGAAATTACTAATGTGTTACAAACCTGCATTCGAAGAGATCATATATTTGGTGTCATATGTTCAAACAATGGTAAGACGGTACGTGTAGGCACGACAGCTGAAgtttatgaatattatgatGGTGATCTAATAGGAAGAAGTTTTCGACTAAAAGCGAAGGGTAGACAGCGattcaaaataatatgtattataatgaaG GGCTATGATATAGTTTCTgcaaatgttaaaatattaccAGAAGTTACTTTAAAACATCCATTCTTGGATTATCGTTTAACTTCATTAGATTATTTACGAATACGACCGATTACTCAAAAAGAATGGAAACAGCAAGATTTTGTTGAGAAAATAGATTCTACGATAACTCCATGGCCATCTTGGGTATATAAACAGTATGATCCTTTGAGATTGTCTTTGAAAATACAGCATCATTTACAATTTCTTGAAAAac GAGGTTGTAACATACCTAAAGATCCAATTGAATTATCATTTTGGGTTGcacaaaatgtattaattgatgatgatgaaagaattgatttattaaattatgattGTGCTATTGCAAGGttacaaagagaaataaaatttcttattgag GATAGATCTTTTGTTTGTATACATTGTGATAATTTCATGACCCATCAATCAAATATGTTTCCAATGAGTAAGGATGGTCTTCAAAGTACGTATTGTAATGGCTATGGTGTTATATTTGAAACAATAACTGTCTACCATGCAGAAGGATTAAGGCTTAATATGGATACATATTCAACGGATTATAGTTGGTTTCCAGG ATATGCCTGGACAACAGCAAGTTGTAATATCTGTTTTTCTCATGTGGGTTGGAAATATACAgcagtaaaaaataatttgaaaccTAAAGTTTTTTGGGGCTTAACTCGTAgggctttaaaaaaaagaacaaataataaagtagATGATACATCAGATACCGACGCCAACCCAATTGGCaattga
- the LOC124952535 gene encoding uncharacterized protein LOC124952535 isoform X2 — MPGCAAVGCNNRSEKGYIMKCFPRDPKLRKIWQERVARADWKPSNNSFLCHVHFEPQEWSITQSGRIRLKKNAIPSIFTVTSTRKSPKKRKKLIHTKKEKDCQSSQNMEYLEIDTECSSTGNIEGKDSDFQDTDEISQSLAFETHDNVYQMTKIRNNYGDHIQDHMAANNAQDGIILVSDECNTETDHFMKKNNTMLHINESDKISGNTNGDQGLALNNSENLYVKTEVKSENTSGKFEDNYDDIEEKLKQICDGRSMNDEDYSENNRINCITKKQNDTERSTEISLNDINNKILSATGMDYKEPIKHEIGDILIDNRENVEIIFGTESGDEKVDNSQSVSCISNSFTNPHEITDSVLNVDGILCIKEEKKVYNEDIEENFGKDEVHVIPNMRAAMKRKRRTREEIMKSIKKSIGSTSEQDINFTHNSDISDNNTDKHTGIDMKTNDKRNTKTNNNHEQMEKTEFTIKITGDPNDVCDIVQELTTQDNANHNFQEVHNSCEKHDHRTIVTSVIKLKDYPINLHNVTKELCNNHEDFTIKNKDCFLRRNPVSTNNTETVNLKIESISGSQKNNLSINSTPLEKKIFNLCNSSQTINYSTNKMEQLGKLTAHDISCEYELLQQRSKMQEEVIQKLTNRLIVFKGMENNLRKQSKLLQNKTKEVEMLTNKLNTRAVSTQSLISNKKSLESKQRLIEDLSNRVNYLEVVNKKLMKTMTLESQQKRKLEGHIKQKDDQIKELNWKLEKASKYLERAEKNTNTYRRKMLNMQTVMRRKKLLDEKMSWFNELLIDSGKGEFSEKILKTAVTIRKDCGKDGYIKLIDYGFPLPPLTALKKFLNTNLSEGQSNDETNQDIKKKPLIKDVQRLNNETGVDIKDTNILESDNKPTDLNTTETITGTVQDIFNENNDGDDFTSHELKKHFMEQLSAVM, encoded by the coding sequence ATGCCTGGTTGCGCAGCAGTTGGCTGCAATAATCGCAGTGAGAAAGGCTATATTATGAAATGTTTTCCTCGTGATCCCAAATTAAGAAAGATTTGGCAAGAGCGTGTAGCTAGAGCAGATTGGAAGCCTTcaaacaattcttttctttgtcatGTACATTTTGAACCACAAGAATGGTCTATTACACAAAGTGGTAGGataaggttaaaaaaaaatgctatACCTTCTATTTTCACTGTAACGTCGACTAGAAAGTCTCCAAAAAAacgtaagaaattaattcatacaaaaaaggaaaaggattgTCAAAGTAGTCAAAACATGGAATATCTTGAAATTGATACAGAATGTTCTTCAACTGGGAATATTGAAGGAAAAGATTCTGATTTTCAAGACACAGATGAAATTTCTCAATCTTTGGCATTTGAAACTCACGATAATGTTTATCAAATGACCAAAATAAGGAATAATTATGGTGATCATATACAAGATCATATGGCTGCTAACAATGCTCAAGATGGTATAATTCTAGTCTCGGATGAATGTAACACAGAAACAGatcattttatgaaaaaaaacaatactatGTTGCATATAAATGAAAGTGATAAAATTAGTGGCAACACTAATGGTGACCAAGGCCTAGCACTAAACAATagtgaaaatttatatgttaaaaCAGAAGTTAAGTCTGAAAATACAAGCGGCAAATttgaagataattacgatgatatagaagaaaaattgaaacaaatcTGTGATGGAAGAAGTATGAATGATGAAGATTAttcagaaaataatagaattaattgtatcactaagaaacaaaatgataCAGAAAGAAGTACGGAAATAAGTTTAAacgatatcaataataaaattctttcagCAACAGGAATGGATTACAAAGAACCTATAAAGCATGAAATAGGTGATATTCTTATTgataatagagaaaatgttgaaatCATTTTTGGTACTGAAAGTGGAGATGAAAAGGTGGATAATTCTCAGTCTGTTTCATGCATTAGTAATTCATTTACAAATCCTCATGAAATTACAGATTCTGTATTAAATGTGGATGGTATTCTTTGTatcaaagaagagaaaaaagtctaTAATGAAGACATTGAGGAAAATTTTGGTAAGGATGAAGTACATGTTATACCAAATATGAGAGCAGCCATGAAACGTAAAAGAAGAACTAGAGAAGAGATAATGAAGTccataaaaaaatcaattggtAGTACATCCGAACAAGACATCAACTTTACACATAACAGTGATATTTCAGATAACAATACAGATAAACATACGGGGATTGATATGAAAACCAATgacaaaagaaatacaaaaactaACAATAATCATGAACAAATGGAAAAAACAgaatttacgattaaaataacTGGTGATCCTAATGATGTATGTGATATTGTTCAAGAGCTAACAACACAAGATAATGCAAATCATAATTTTCAAGAAGTTCATAATTCTTGTGAAAAGCATGATCATAGAACTATAGTTACATCTGTTATAAAGCTGAAAGATTATCctataaatttacataatgTTACAAAAGAATTATGTAACAATCATGaagattttacaataaaaaataaagattgcTTTTTACGAAGAAACCCTGTATCCACTAATAATACTGAAACAGTTAATCTGAAAATAGAATCGATTAGTGGTTctcaaaaaaataatctttctatAAATTCTACACcattagagaaaaagatatttaatttatgtaatagtTCTCAAACAATCAATTATAGTACTAATAAAATGGAACAATTAGGAAAATTAACTGCACATGACATATCTTGTGAATATGAGTTGCTGCAGCAGAGATCAAAAATGCAAGAAGAAGTCATTCAGAAATTAACTAATCgattaattgtatttaaaggaatggaaaataatttaaggAAACAAAGTAAATTGTTACAAAATAAGACAAAGGAGGTTGAAatgttaacaaataaattaaatacaagAGCAGTATCTACACAGTCattaattagtaataaaaaaagtttagaATCAAAACAGAGATTAATTGAAGATTTATCAAATAGGGTGAATTATTTGGAGGTagttaataagaaattaatgaaaactaTGACATTAGAATctcaacaaaaaagaaaattagaaggACACATTAAACAAAAAGATGATCAGATAAAAGAATTGAATTGGAAGTTAGAAAAAGCCTCTAAATATCTTGAAAGGgcagaaaaaaatacgaatactTACAGAAGAAAGATGTTAAATATGCAAACAgtgatgagaagaaaaaagttattagaTGAAAAAATGAGTTGGTTCAATGAATTGCTAATTGATAGTGGTAAAGGAGAATTttcagaaaaaattttaaaaacagCTGTGACAATTAGGAAAGATTGTGGAAAGGATggttatattaaattgattgaCTATGGTTTTCCTTTACCTCCATTAACagctttaaaaaaatttcttaatactAATTTGTCAGAAGGGCAAAGCAATGATGAAACAAAtcaagatattaaaaagaaaccattaataaaagatgtacaacgtttaaataatgaaacagGAGTAGATATAAAAGATACCAATATACTGGAATCAGATAATAAACCAACAGATTTAAATACTACAGAAACAATAACTGGAACAGttcaagatatttttaatgaaaataatgatggtGATGACTTTACTTCGCATGAACTTAAGAAACATTTTATGGAACAATTGAGTGCTGTCATGTag
- the LOC124952540 gene encoding beta-1,4-galactosyltransferase 7, whose translation MEAVWRSFKFKYILICIFLTFIMSCLISIVPINIDECKCENDVLIKQYNTHKQNIKLYKKSERSKYKLAILVPFRDRFDELLTFAIHMQEFLDKQNINYHIFILNQFDRYRFNRASLINVGFLETSKDFHYIAMHDVDLLPLNDELLYVYPSKGPYHISSPDLHPRYHYSTFVGGILLIKREHYMQVNGMSNKYWGWGLEDDEFYVRLKEAGLTITRPQNISTGTHNTFKHIHDRNHRKRDMMKCYNQREVTRKRDRETGLSNISYKIISRIKMTIANTSLTVLNISLMCDKSSTPWCECDKTSVSKDAKPKEKKKIINNNTNNDNNNNNNNNNNNNNNNNNNNNNNKNKGKSDTAL comes from the exons ATGGAAGCTGTATGGAGGAGCTTCAAgttcaaatatattcttatttgtaTCTTTCTTACCTTCATCATGTCCTGCTTAATAAGTATTGTTCCCATCAATAttg acgAATGTAAATGCGAAAATGATGTTTTGATTAAGCAATACAATACtcataaacaaaatattaaattgtataaaaagtCTGAAAGATCAAAGTACAAGTTAGCTATTCTTGTACCATTTAGAGATCGTTTTGatgaattattaacatttgcAATACACATGCAAGAGTTTttagataaacaaaatataaactatcatatatttatattaaatcag TTTGATAGATACAGATTTAATCGAGCTTCCCTTATTAATGTTGGCTTTCTTGAAACTAGTAAAGATTTCCATTATATAGCCATGCATGATGTTGATTTATTGCCATTAAATGacgaattattatatgtatatcctagTAAAGGTCCTTATCATATATCATCTCCAGATTTGCATCCTAGGTATCATTATTCCACATTTGTTGGTGgtatattacttattaaaag agagcATTACATGCAAGTTAATGGTATGTCTAATAAGTACTGGGGTTGGGGCCTTGAGGATGATGAATTTTATGTTAGGTTGAAAGAAGCTGGCTTAACTATTACTCGGCCTCAAAATATATCCACAGGAACACATAATACATTTAA ACATATTCATGATAGAAATCATAGAAAACGTGATATGATGAAGTGTTATAATCAGCGGGAAGTTACTAGAAAACGAGATAGAGAAACTGGTTTAAGTAATatctcatataaaataataagtagaATTAAAATGACAATTGCAAACACATCATTGACTGTActcaatatttctttgatgTGTGACAAATCTAGTACACCTTGGTGTGAATGTGATAAAACTAGTGTTTCAAAAGATGCAAaaccaaaagagaaaaaaaaaataattaataataatactaacaacgataataataataataataataataataataataataataataataataataataataataataataataaaaacaaaggtAAATCCGATACAgcattgtaa
- the LOC124952535 gene encoding uncharacterized protein LOC124952535 isoform X1 translates to MIYLCVCYLQVNYLQINYIFGCLKMPGCAAVGCNNRSEKGYIMKCFPRDPKLRKIWQERVARADWKPSNNSFLCHVHFEPQEWSITQSGRIRLKKNAIPSIFTVTSTRKSPKKRKKLIHTKKEKDCQSSQNMEYLEIDTECSSTGNIEGKDSDFQDTDEISQSLAFETHDNVYQMTKIRNNYGDHIQDHMAANNAQDGIILVSDECNTETDHFMKKNNTMLHINESDKISGNTNGDQGLALNNSENLYVKTEVKSENTSGKFEDNYDDIEEKLKQICDGRSMNDEDYSENNRINCITKKQNDTERSTEISLNDINNKILSATGMDYKEPIKHEIGDILIDNRENVEIIFGTESGDEKVDNSQSVSCISNSFTNPHEITDSVLNVDGILCIKEEKKVYNEDIEENFGKDEVHVIPNMRAAMKRKRRTREEIMKSIKKSIGSTSEQDINFTHNSDISDNNTDKHTGIDMKTNDKRNTKTNNNHEQMEKTEFTIKITGDPNDVCDIVQELTTQDNANHNFQEVHNSCEKHDHRTIVTSVIKLKDYPINLHNVTKELCNNHEDFTIKNKDCFLRRNPVSTNNTETVNLKIESISGSQKNNLSINSTPLEKKIFNLCNSSQTINYSTNKMEQLGKLTAHDISCEYELLQQRSKMQEEVIQKLTNRLIVFKGMENNLRKQSKLLQNKTKEVEMLTNKLNTRAVSTQSLISNKKSLESKQRLIEDLSNRVNYLEVVNKKLMKTMTLESQQKRKLEGHIKQKDDQIKELNWKLEKASKYLERAEKNTNTYRRKMLNMQTVMRRKKLLDEKMSWFNELLIDSGKGEFSEKILKTAVTIRKDCGKDGYIKLIDYGFPLPPLTALKKFLNTNLSEGQSNDETNQDIKKKPLIKDVQRLNNETGVDIKDTNILESDNKPTDLNTTETITGTVQDIFNENNDGDDFTSHELKKHFMEQLSAVM, encoded by the exons ATGATTtatctctgtgtgt GCTATTTGCAAGTAAATTATCTTCAAATCAACTATATTTTTGGATGTTTAAAAATGCCTGGTTGCGCAGCAGTTGGCTGCAATAATCGCAGTGAGAAAGGCTATATTATGAAATGTTTTCCTCGTGATCCCAAATTAAGAAAGATTTGGCAAGAGCGTGTAGCTAGAGCAGATTGGAAGCCTTcaaacaattcttttctttgtcatGTACATTTTGAACCACAAGAATGGTCTATTACACAAAGTGGTAGGataaggttaaaaaaaaatgctatACCTTCTATTTTCACTGTAACGTCGACTAGAAAGTCTCCAAAAAAacgtaagaaattaattcatacaaaaaaggaaaaggattgTCAAAGTAGTCAAAACATGGAATATCTTGAAATTGATACAGAATGTTCTTCAACTGGGAATATTGAAGGAAAAGATTCTGATTTTCAAGACACAGATGAAATTTCTCAATCTTTGGCATTTGAAACTCACGATAATGTTTATCAAATGACCAAAATAAGGAATAATTATGGTGATCATATACAAGATCATATGGCTGCTAACAATGCTCAAGATGGTATAATTCTAGTCTCGGATGAATGTAACACAGAAACAGatcattttatgaaaaaaaacaatactatGTTGCATATAAATGAAAGTGATAAAATTAGTGGCAACACTAATGGTGACCAAGGCCTAGCACTAAACAATagtgaaaatttatatgttaaaaCAGAAGTTAAGTCTGAAAATACAAGCGGCAAATttgaagataattacgatgatatagaagaaaaattgaaacaaatcTGTGATGGAAGAAGTATGAATGATGAAGATTAttcagaaaataatagaattaattgtatcactaagaaacaaaatgataCAGAAAGAAGTACGGAAATAAGTTTAAacgatatcaataataaaattctttcagCAACAGGAATGGATTACAAAGAACCTATAAAGCATGAAATAGGTGATATTCTTATTgataatagagaaaatgttgaaatCATTTTTGGTACTGAAAGTGGAGATGAAAAGGTGGATAATTCTCAGTCTGTTTCATGCATTAGTAATTCATTTACAAATCCTCATGAAATTACAGATTCTGTATTAAATGTGGATGGTATTCTTTGTatcaaagaagagaaaaaagtctaTAATGAAGACATTGAGGAAAATTTTGGTAAGGATGAAGTACATGTTATACCAAATATGAGAGCAGCCATGAAACGTAAAAGAAGAACTAGAGAAGAGATAATGAAGTccataaaaaaatcaattggtAGTACATCCGAACAAGACATCAACTTTACACATAACAGTGATATTTCAGATAACAATACAGATAAACATACGGGGATTGATATGAAAACCAATgacaaaagaaatacaaaaactaACAATAATCATGAACAAATGGAAAAAACAgaatttacgattaaaataacTGGTGATCCTAATGATGTATGTGATATTGTTCAAGAGCTAACAACACAAGATAATGCAAATCATAATTTTCAAGAAGTTCATAATTCTTGTGAAAAGCATGATCATAGAACTATAGTTACATCTGTTATAAAGCTGAAAGATTATCctataaatttacataatgTTACAAAAGAATTATGTAACAATCATGaagattttacaataaaaaataaagattgcTTTTTACGAAGAAACCCTGTATCCACTAATAATACTGAAACAGTTAATCTGAAAATAGAATCGATTAGTGGTTctcaaaaaaataatctttctatAAATTCTACACcattagagaaaaagatatttaatttatgtaatagtTCTCAAACAATCAATTATAGTACTAATAAAATGGAACAATTAGGAAAATTAACTGCACATGACATATCTTGTGAATATGAGTTGCTGCAGCAGAGATCAAAAATGCAAGAAGAAGTCATTCAGAAATTAACTAATCgattaattgtatttaaaggaatggaaaataatttaaggAAACAAAGTAAATTGTTACAAAATAAGACAAAGGAGGTTGAAatgttaacaaataaattaaatacaagAGCAGTATCTACACAGTCattaattagtaataaaaaaagtttagaATCAAAACAGAGATTAATTGAAGATTTATCAAATAGGGTGAATTATTTGGAGGTagttaataagaaattaatgaaaactaTGACATTAGAATctcaacaaaaaagaaaattagaaggACACATTAAACAAAAAGATGATCAGATAAAAGAATTGAATTGGAAGTTAGAAAAAGCCTCTAAATATCTTGAAAGGgcagaaaaaaatacgaatactTACAGAAGAAAGATGTTAAATATGCAAACAgtgatgagaagaaaaaagttattagaTGAAAAAATGAGTTGGTTCAATGAATTGCTAATTGATAGTGGTAAAGGAGAATTttcagaaaaaattttaaaaacagCTGTGACAATTAGGAAAGATTGTGGAAAGGATggttatattaaattgattgaCTATGGTTTTCCTTTACCTCCATTAACagctttaaaaaaatttcttaatactAATTTGTCAGAAGGGCAAAGCAATGATGAAACAAAtcaagatattaaaaagaaaccattaataaaagatgtacaacgtttaaataatgaaacagGAGTAGATATAAAAGATACCAATATACTGGAATCAGATAATAAACCAACAGATTTAAATACTACAGAAACAATAACTGGAACAGttcaagatatttttaatgaaaataatgatggtGATGACTTTACTTCGCATGAACTTAAGAAACATTTTATGGAACAATTGAGTGCTGTCATGTag
- the LOC124952544 gene encoding mitochondrial import inner membrane translocase subunit Tim16-like, with product MAKYLIQIIITGTQVIGKAFIRAIRQELAASEEAARRAGGGERGARHAATNLRTGMTLNEALRILNVERPDQTELIEQNYKYLMEANDRSRGGSFYLQSKVVRAKERIDEEMKYQPPSPNINSTKQEASKTF from the coding sequence ATGgctaaatatttaatacaaattatcaTAACTGGAACGCAAGTTATCGGTAAAGCTTTTATACGAGCAATACGTCAAGAATTGGCAGCAAGTGAAGAGGCTGCACGTAGAGCCGGAGGAGGTGAAAGAGGTGCACGACATGCAGCCACTAACCTACGTACAGGCATGACTTTGAACGAAGCATTACGTATTCTTAACGTAGAACGACCTGATCAAACGGAACTaattgaacaaaattataaatatttaatggaGGCAAATGACAGATCCAGAGGTGGgtcattttatttacaatctaAAGTTGTCAGAGCAAAAGAACGCATCgacgaagaaatgaaataccAACCACCATCtccaaatataaattcaactAAACAAGAAGCTTCTAAAACGTTCTAG